TGCATTGAACTTCTTCAAGAGAGTTTCAACGTAATGAGACCGTGATATAACAATTGTTTTTGAagtcttaaatattttaatacataGTACGACATTTGCAATGCTACATATCTTTCATATCAAAATGTCTTGTTAACATTTGATTTGTTGTATTAATCAAGTCTTGATTGTTCTCCATTATAAGCATGTCCTCAACATAGAGACATAACATTAGATAAAATCTTGTGTGCTTTTGATGCAAACATATTTATCATACTCGTTAATCTTAAAATAATTTGGcaacataaaattttcaaatttttcatgtcATTGCTTAGGTGCTTGCTCAAATCCATACAATAATTTAACAAGTAGCCACACTTTTTTCTTAACCCTAAATAATAAATCTTTCAGGTTGATCCATATTGATCGCTTTTTCAAACTCACAATTCAAGAATGTGATTTTCACATCTATTGGTGTATCTAAAGGTTATGCAGTGCTACAATAAAATTGAGTACACAAATAGAAGTTATTCTCGAAACTTGTGAATAAGTGCCAAAAATGATCATAAGTGCCAAAAATGATAAGATCTTCTTTTTATCTATATCTTTTAATCATAAGTCGAGCCTTGTATTTTTCGACCGATGTATCAACTTTTTTTCTGAATCTATTTGCATCGTAATGGTTTGATATCCGATGGAAGATCCACGAATTCCTCAAAtgtgatttttcaaaataatatctATTTATGAGTTGAAAACCTCTTTACAATATGATGCATCAGGACTAAACACACTTCTTGCAAGGACTTTGGTTAATTTTTCAACTTGTAAGCATAAATTTTGGACCAGATTTCTTTGCAATTCTGGCCCTTTTGATCCATCTAGGTTCTTCATTTTGTGTAGAATCTTTGTTTGTCATTTCTCTAGTCCTTTTACTAGAACTAAGATTGTCTTTTTCAAGAGGTAATTCCATTTGATTAAGCTTTTATTCTTGATGAAATATTTAACTTGTCAGTTCAATTAATCTCTTGCTAGAATTAAGTTCTTCCCCTTGAAGATAACCTTTGTTTGGTATTTCTATTGTTTTTTTCCTAGAATTTGATGTTTAATTTCTTTGCAAGGAAATACATTTTCAAAAAACACAACATTTCTTGCTCAACAATCTTTATTTCATTCATTCCAAAAATTGTCGATTTATGCGGTATGGATCTATATGCACATTATTGTTATGTGCATATCCAATGCATATGTAGATTACATTTGTCTCGATTTCAACTTGTTTTGGCTTCTCTATTTTAAATTGTCAAGCACCCCAACACTTTGATGTATTTATAAGCAAGTTTGTGACCTTTTCACACTTCATACGGTTTTTAATTCTAGTGGGGTAACTTATTCACAATGTATTTAGTCAAAAATATCACTTCCCCCACAAGATTTCGGGTAAGCCCGAACTTAGTAACATTACATTCATCATTTTTTTCAAACTCTAGATTTTCCTTTTGGAAATCATGTTTGATTTAGGTGATTATGGAGCGGTATTTTGATGAACAATGTTCAATCAAAGTAAAACTCATCAAATGATGCTGTGTATTTACCATATATATCATTTTgtacattttttatttgtttaccaagttgattttcaacttagattttataaatttttaaatctcTCGAGTGTCTCGACAttatttcttaaaaaatatatttaatagtATCTTATGTAATCGTCTATAAatgtcaaaattttttttaactccCCTAGTTCGCACatgttttaaatcatataagTCGGTATGAATTAACTGCAGAGGAGAGGTACATCTTTCGATATAATTGAATGATGGCTTGGTCATTTTTTGCTTAAACACATGAAAGTACTGAGCTATTCCATACCAAATCCCCACTACTGGATCGCAAGCATACTTTAGTTGAAGGCACTTCATCCAATAAATCTCAACTTAGTTTCGATAATTTGCTAACATGTATTGTTGTTtaggaattttgttggaaaGTTTAGCTGAACTATAACCCTTTTCATCAAACCAAAACACAATGAAAAAGAGTACAAAACCAACCAAAGATTAGTAAATTTACTCGTTAATGTAAAACACAGTACTGGTGCATTATTAAAATGGCATATATCCAACAGGAAGAGAGAAACTAATGAAGAGATCGATCATTCCAGTGAAGAGTCGGTGTGGCGAACAGTTCTTGAATATGCCAACACATCTTCAGGTTCTTTCGCAACACTTCCACCGTGACTGCAGGGGTTGCTTGTTTTGCCGTCTGCGCTTTTGGTAATAATGGATTCTCGAATAATCTCCCTAGCTAATTCACCCATTGAATCACCTGTTGTATTTTGTTGTTCTTGCTCCTTCTGTGTCTGCTCTTTCCTCTCCTTTGTGGCTTCCATTCCCTGGCAAATTTCTGGTGATTTAGATAGAGACAGTCCCTTGGTCATTTTTTGAGGTCTGGTTTTGGGATTTATGTAATATTCTTTCAAGATGAGCATGCGGATTAATATTATTTGTGTGACAGACGGATGCTTGAAGCACGCATACACTTGTCCTTTCTTCGGTCATGGTTGGAGGTGACTTTGCAGTGGCTCTACACCATTTTCAAAGCATACATACGTCTATATTATGTCATGCTAGTAAGTCTCAAATATGTATAtttgtaaaagatttttttaaagtaaattatTATGTTACTATAATAGTCATCTGAAAAATCTGAATAGATAACAGCAATAATGTGTATGAAAGTTCGAGATATTAATAATAGAGTAAAAATAATCTAGAAGTTGAAACCGATAAGAGGATGTCTTTCTCTAACACCCTCATTATAGGAACAGTAATGACAGTTAATATTATATACAACGGGTAATGGGCATGGCTTGCTTTTTTTCCCGTacgataaaatatttaaatagaaATTCTTTTGAAAAACACTTTTAGTAGGATCAGAAAAAAGTTCCGGTGGTGCCGTTTTGGTTGAAGAGAAAATATTGAATTAAGATTAAAACGATATTTGGGTAATTACAAACAAGGACAAAACATTTTTAAGGTATCCTGGGTTTTGATTAAGCTGAGGAAACTCACTCTTCTCTGACAGATCCAAAGCAGCGAAACCAATTATATAATAGCGGATACTAAATTAAGGTCCAAATCTCAAAATGCAAATAGCAAGTTAAAGCATACATGAAACGATATTCCGATCCCATTGAATATCccagaaatttgacaaataaCAAAATGCTTCAAGTAAAACAAAACTTCTTTAAACTCAGTTCATCCTTCGAATAAGCTCATTGATGTAATCCTCACGATTACCAGCATCACCACCCTCCACATAATGGTTCCTCTTCTTCTTCAATCCACCTAGAGGTGCCTTGAGTTGGAATGGCCACAAGAAATTGTTTGCTTGCTTGAAATGGGGTCCAACGGACAAGATCTCGTGAATAAGATCTTCCATGCAAATTATCCCATGTTTACCCAACACCTATGCAAACAATGCAAGACAAATAAACGGATTAAGGAATATTTAAAGGAGTCGTATCCAATGAAAGATAATTCAAATTGCAACCTGCTCAATGATCGAGTTATCAGTCAATGCAGTTCTTTGCTTATTGACTTTTCCATAGCCACGCTTGTAGATCAACTCGCGCACACTTTTAAGGTTGGGGTAACTGGAAAGGTACATGGAATTGAGAATTTGCTTGAATGCTTGAATGGTTTATTTGAGATTGACTCCAAAAATTTGCAATATTTTTCCACATTTCAGATGAGCATCGGCTTACCCGTATGTAACATAAGGCTCAACCCTATGAAGCATGTTCATCGTAGCCTTGTTAACTTTCAGAAAGACTCCGTTAAAGATCTAAGATAAATTGACAGTAAACATCAGATTTAATATTAGGGCAAATATTATAAGaacagaaaataaataaaaacaacaatATGTCAATATCCACGAGAAAACATAAAGTGGACAGGTAACTTCAAACTATTCATCTATGAAAACACAAGCACAATAAGGTGAAAAAAATACTATGCTGACACCACTTCACTAAAAAGAAACACAAACAAATATAAATCACCTGACGCAAACGAAGAAGCTGCAAAATTTTCTTGGTTCTTGGGTGCATGGCATTGATTCTGTTAGATATATTGATGACATCAGTACGAAAGGTTCACGTATAGATATAACCAAGTTTTCATGGACTTTCAACAACTTACCCCCTGATTCTGATAATGAACAAAAGCTTAGCTTCAGCATTGACATAAAAGCCTCCCTTCAATCTAGCCTCACGCTTCAAGCGGATCAATTCCTTTTCCTGAACAACACACACAAGCCAAATAATAAACACGTAAACTTTCTATTTTGCTCCAATGCTCCTAAAATAGAGACAAGTTGATTTTTACCTGATCCTCGTACTCTTTTGCATACAGCCTTGCTTTACTGCAGATCAGCTTTCGGGTCGCAGATCTCTTCTTCTTTGCTTCCCCAAGCTCTTTGGCATTTGCAAGGGCCCATTCCTCATTCCTCTTCTGCTTCTTTAAAACTGACTCGGGAACAACACCACCTTTGACTTCCTCAACCATCTTTCTACCAAAGCAACCAAATAAAACGAACAGAAAATCAGATGCTAGACCTATCTAGATGAGAAACATTCAACTAGGAATTTTATACAGCTTCAGAGCAAGTCTAATTACAAAAGAAACGATATATTTTCATAATTCTAAATAACTTCCATAGTTTCTATAAGTTTTCGATAGTCAATACTCAATAGTGTACACAGCAACTTTCAGGTCTTCAAtgaaagagagaaaaatatgtGAGATGCAAAATATTATTGCATTAGAGATTTAAAAAGTTACAATTTTTACAGAAATCCCTCAACTAACCTCTGTGAGAAAAATGTGAATGTTCAAAATTAAAACCACTTCACCCTCTCTGTatgcaaaaaacaaaaaacacttCATCCTCTGCAGCATCTTAGTTCTCTTGATTACAAAATGAGTAGCCAGATTAACGACCATATTTCAGATCACAAACTTAATTTTCTGGATCTTCAGGAACGAATAACTCGGAAGTGAACGTAAGGCAcaactaaaaaaaatacattatttttgCAGGTATCCAAAAACAAGCCAAATTTGGATGGCAGTCAAGAAACATGTCTCACAAATTATTTAAATCAATTCCCGAATCAAACAGCAGAATCCAACAAAAATAACATAAACAAACTGTTACGAACCTATATAACACTgataaaaaaatacatatacCACACCGTATACCTGCCATTTTCTCATGGTTAACATCAAACATCAAATCACAAGACACGAAtgaaaatcaaacaaatcaacgACAATCACAGACTATGATTTCAGCAAATTATTACCGGAATCCAAATAAGCACCTTCACAAGGAGGAGTTTGGGTTTTCTGTTGCAGTGTGGCGCCCCTGGAAATGCTTCAGAAAAAACCCTAGTCTATATAATCCGCATCGCAGGGTTTGTTTGCGGGCCTTATGGGCTTTTAAGCCTATTTACTTGGTGGTCTTTGACTGGCACTAGAGCTTACCGAAAGTCCAAAGCAGGTAGCTTTCCCAAAAAAGCCCAACTGAGTACAATTTTTCTCGTCCGGATGATTGGGCATATAATTTTCATCGgcaaaaaaacttgtgtgagacagtctcacgggtcgaatttatgagacagatctcttatttgggtaaaccatgaaaaaacataattttttatgctaagagtgttattttttattttgaatatgagtagggttgacccgtctcacagattagatccgtgagacggtctcacataagacccacTCATTTCCGagttagtctcatgtgagaccgtctcacggatcttaatccgtgagacgggtcaaccctacccatatccacaataaaaagtaatactcttagcataaaaagtaatactttttcatgtatgacccagataaaagatccgtctcacaaatatgacccgtgagaccgtctcacacaagtttttgcccattTATTATACATTTATCAATTGAAATTCATTGTTTCTTGTTTCTAGAGGATTTCCACCACAAAATTTTACACTCTTGATTCATTATTGTGAAAGAAAAGCTCGTGCTGAATTTGATGATTTGTAAATAAGTGACTTATTTGTAATGTATCATGAATCTTACTGCATTTTTGTTTCAGATGATTCATTATTTGGATTAACCAAGaaaatttcttgaatttttttggTACGTTGATTTTTATTTCAGCTGATTCATGATTTATTGAATCAAGGACCACCTCGAGCTTGTTGTTTTttactttgaaaattttgacTGTTTTATCCAAGTTCAATAAAATGCTTGGAAAGTCTCCATGGATTCAAAAGTATTTATTATAACATCATATTATTACTATCCGGGTTTCAAC
The Primulina eburnea isolate SZY01 chromosome 5, ASM2296580v1, whole genome shotgun sequence genome window above contains:
- the LOC140832375 gene encoding large ribosomal subunit protein uL30y-like, translating into MVEEVKGGVVPESVLKKQKRNEEWALANAKELGEAKKKRSATRKLICSKARLYAKEYEDQEKELIRLKREARLKGGFYVNAEAKLLFIIRIRGINAMHPRTKKILQLLRLRQIFNGVFLKVNKATMNMLHRVEPYVTYGYPNLKSVRELIYKRGYGKVNKQRTALTDNSIIEQVLGKHGIICMEDLIHEILSVGPHFKQANNFLWPFQLKAPLGGLKKKRNHYVEGGDAGNREDYINELIRRMN